A window of Zalophus californianus isolate mZalCal1 chromosome 12, mZalCal1.pri.v2, whole genome shotgun sequence genomic DNA:
AGGCAGACCTTCCGAGGCTGGGTTCCCCTGGTTCTGCATCTACGGGCCCACTCGGCTGCAAAGCGGCCCATCGCCTGTCCTGAATGTGAGAGACGCTTCTGGCGACGAAAGCAGCTTCGAGCTCATGTGCGGAGGTGCCACCCCCCGGCCCCGGAGGCCCGGCCCTTTATATGTGGCAACTGTGGCCGGAGCTTTGCCCAGTGGGACCAGCTAGTCGCTCACAAGCGGGTTCACGTAGCCGAGgccctggaggaggcagcagccAAGGCTCTCGGGCCTCGGCCTAGGGGCCGCCCGGCTGTGACCGCCCCCCGGCCTGGTGGAGACGCGGTCGACCGCCCGTTCCAGTGTGCCTGCTGCGGCAAGCGCTTTCGGCACAAGCCCAACTTGATCGCCCACCGCCGTGTGCACACGGGCGAGCGGCCCCACCAGTGCCCCGAATGCGGGAAGCGCTTCACCAATAAGCCCTACCTGACCTCACACCGGCGCATCCACACCGGCGAGAAGCCCTACCCGTGCACGGAGTGCGGGCGCCGCTTCCGCCACAAACCCAACCTGCTGTCCCACAGCAAGATCCACAAGCGGTCCGAAGGGTCTGCACAGGGCGTCCCCGGCTCGGGGAGCCCCCAGCTTCCGGCCGGCTCCCTGGAGGCCTCGTCCGAGCCCCGCGCCGAGGCCCCGCTGAAACCTGCCCGGGAGCGGGCGCCCGAGCCTCCGCTGGAGGCCCCGGGAGCGCCCCCGCCCGAGCCGGCCGCCGCGCCCCCCTCCCTCTTCAGCTGCGAGGACTGTGGCCGGAGCTTCCGGCTGGAGCGCTTCCTGCGGGCCCACCAGCGGCAGCACACGGGGGAGCGGCCCTTCACCTGCGCCGAGTGCGGGAAGAACTTCGGCAAGAAGACCCACCTGGTGGCGCACTCCCGGGTGCACTCGGGCGAGCGGCCCTTTGCCTGCGAGGAGTGTGGGCGCCGCTTCTCCCAGGGCAGCCACCTGGCGGCCCACCGGCGCGACCACGCCCCCGAGCGGCCCTTCGTCTGCCCGGACTGCGGCAAGGCTTTCCGCCACAAGCCCTACCTGGCGGCCCATCGGCGCATCCACACCGGCGAGAAGCCCTACGTCTGCCCAGACTGCGGCAAAGCCTTCAGCCAGAAGTCCAACCTGGTGTCCCATCGGCGCATCCACACGGGCGAGCGCCCCTATGCCTGCCCCGATTGCGACCGGAGCTTCAGCCAGAAGTCCAATCTCATCACCCACCGGAAGAGCCACATCCGGGACGGCGCCTTCTGCTGCGCCATCTGTGGCCAGACCTTTGACGACGAGGAGAAGCTCCTGGCCCATCAGAAGAAGCATGACGTCTGAGCGGGCAGGGGCTGCGGAGGCCGAGGGGGCAGGGCTAGGCGTCATTTACACGAGAGTGTTGCTGTGGGCCTAGGCTGTGGGGGGCCTGTGTTGCTGCTGGTGTAGGCAAGGGATGGGAGAGCGGCCGGGGAGCTGGGCCCTGTTAGGGAGGGAGGGCCGGCCCCGGGCGCCAGGGAAACCACTCGCAGAGCATGGGACTCTGGCCTCCAGCTGGTGTTTGCTAAGGTTCTGCCCCGACTGCCCTGGGCCCCGGAAAAGTAGCAATAGCAGCTCCACCTACCCCTTAGAGCCCTCCTGCTGGAGGGGCCACCAGGGGCCAGGAAGACCCTTCCCCTCTGGTGTTAACGCCTTAATGTCCCTGTCTTTTATTACGAGTTTCTTCAGCTCAGTTTTTGGAAGTAGGTGTGGTACAGTCCTTAGTAAATGCGCACTTGGGAGGAAAAGTGGACCAGCTGGATACACCTGGGAGAACCTGCTGGCCTTGTTAGCGCGCGCCTGGGCCTTTTCCAGCACCGAGAGGTGAGGCCGCGCTGCTCTAACCTGTCCtaccccgtcccccccccccgtccccttcctcctgcccctgcgTAGGCGCCGGGACTCAGGCCCATCTACTGTCAGCGCTcagccccactccccctccccgaGATCAGTGCACCACCCTCCCAGCGCTTAGAGCATCCCCTGGCTGTCAGCAGCCCCGTGTCCAGGCTTTTGTCTGAACACCCCAACCCTCCACTCATTCCAGAACTCAGCATGGTGGAAAGGACTGCCCCACTGATCATGGAGGGTCGGCTGACAGGCAGAAAGGGGCGAGTCTCCTCTTCTACATTTCTAGGTTATGGATGCCCAGCCTCTGCTTGAACACTTAGGTGACAGGGAGTCTCCCCACCTCCTGAGGCCCTGGTTCTATTGTAGGATAATTCTAATTGTTAGAAATTCTTCCTTATGATGAATGGAATCTGCTTTCCTGTGATTTCTACCTATTGGGCCTTGTTCTATTCTCTGGAATGAAACAGAACAACCACTTACCCTCCTTTTCAAACTAGAGAATAAAGATTTGGTTTTAGAGCTGGTGGCCGAGTGTTCCTTTCTCCCGGTGAGCTGTGTAGTTTGAAAGAGGAGCAGCATGCTCTGCTCTGGGCTGGGggacggcggggggagggggcgaggcaGGGGGCCTCGGGGCAGGAGGGGTGTTGGTAACAGGGCAAGTGCCCCCACCTGAGCTCCTTTGCACCTTGCTCCCAGTTCTTCCCCAGGGGAGGCCAGGCACACCCAGCAGGTGGGGCTAGTTCTGCAGGGACTTAGCTTTCTGTGGGGTCAAGTGAGACCTGTCAGGGGCCAGTAATTAGGAGGACAAGGTCTGATTTGAATGTTCTGCAATGCCTTCCTGGCTGGCCCCCTGATGCTTCCCTGTACTGGCCGTTTCATACACATTTGAGTGCCTATTCTTGACAGGTGTCAGTAGGCCCTTTTCCTGCCAGTTTGAGTAATTTCTGCATAGATCCAGCACCAGGCACACCGTGCATAATAACCACCACAATTTGTTAATGGGAGTGGCACCTCGCAAAGAAGTTTACCTAAATGATCTCAACATAATCCCCGGGTGGTAGGTACTcttcttttacagatgaaaccatttgctcaaggtcacataactgGCAGTCACCAGAGGCGATTTAAACCCAGGTCTCTGACTCCTGGAACATGTGCTCTTGACTACTGCCACATATTTGTTGGGTGAATGGCGTATGCTGCTGCTTTGGTGAAGATGGTTATCCAGTGCCTACCATGCTTGAGGTTGTGGTGGCAACCGGGGGTTTTACCAAGGTAAGACCTTGTCCTTACCTCTGAGAGGCCCAAGTCTGGGGAGGacgtatatgtgtacacacataatgagcagagggagatggatgGCGATGAGTGAGACTCCCAAGTGTGCAGGATGGAAGCAGATAGCTTCCAAGTCTCGTACTGGCTGAAGCCACTTCATGCCTTCATGGAGCCCCTTAAAAACCTGTATAGTTAATGGCAAATTATCTTTCAGAGACTAGAAGCATTGACTCAAGAATGCCACCCTTCAACATGTCTCTTTAAGGGACCCCAGGGCTTCAAGGGAAGGGGAGCAATGCTTTTTGGGGGGCAGGAAATTAGGTCGTCTAGGGATGATGGGCAGGGAGCAGGAACCAGGTCCTCAGGCACCTCAGGTTTGTACTTGGGGGTTGGGGAAAAGGATGAGGGCGAGGGAATCCGACCAGGGCTCCTGACTTTGAAAGAGCACCTTTAAAGGAAatgcttgggggtggggaaggccgGCACTGGGTGTCCACTAATGCTGTGCTGCACCTACTTTGGGGTAGAGATGGTTGAGGAGAGGTCCGAAGTTCAGGGAAAGCCACAGAAGTGGCCTTGAGGGTGCTGGTCAAGCTGGGACAGAGTGAACTTGTCCATGGGTCCTTCCTGGGTCCCTCAGAGGACCTGGTGGTTCCCACGTCATTGCTCAGCATGGCACATGCAGACAGCAGTCTCAAGGGAGGAACTGCTCAGGTTGGAGGGGTCACAGTTCTGCTGACAGGAGCTACTCTGCTGTTCTGAGGTGGCCAGGGTTCCCCCCCACTTTTCTTCTACAATTATAAAAGTACTCAATTAGCTTGTCAACATTTAATAATGCAgacatatattttctaaatatggaAGTCtttcattctcccctccccccgttctgtcttttctctcttttctcttaatgTGAATAGGATCCCAGATGTGCTTCATTCTTTCCGTCCTTGAAATACACTTGGTCATGAAACGCCAATCTGGAGGAAGACTTTCACTCTGTAGAGGAGGAAACATGCCCCAGAGAGAAGTGGGTTTTCTCACTCATAACCAGTGGCAGATCTGGACCTAGAATACTGGGAATTCCACAAGCTTTTGGTAAACCCCCTCCAGAAGGTACTccagaaaataaagagatgaatGGGATTCTTTTAAAAGTTGATGGTCTAGTCCTATCTGGCCTCTGTGTAGGGTTTCATACTTTACAAATGTTTCTATAGACAACAGAACCAATTTGGGTCCTGCAAAAGTCTGGAAAGGTAGGTATGTAACTAGGAAATTACTCTTTTACAGATAAGTCAAAGTCCAGAGACAGAAAAGCTGCACAGAAGTTAGTGGCAAGACCGATAGAATCTCAGTCGGCCGGTGTCTATTGTCCTGAGGCCAAACAATAGCTGGGCCCACAGCAAATGCTTAGTAGGTGGCTACTGATTCGTTAGAATGAGGTCCACCAGCCTCACTTTAGGTTTGTAGGAagtctgagagagagacagaggccagCTTCTGTTTTTATCAACCTCGAGTCCTAAAGGCAGTTTCTAAGCAGCTCCGGAGAGAATACTGCCAGTGGGAGTTGACCTAGCTAGCTTGAGGTAGCAGTGTGTGGAATCTTATTGGCATAAAGGAGCATTCCTTCCAATTAGTGTGGGTAGAAgagaaaattctcttttctgaagATTTCCAGGCCGCCTGAACCCTGCCTCTAAATCAGCAGTGACACTCCACCTAGGAACGTGACCTCTTCAGACCGCTGTTTCCTGACGAGAAAGCGAGGGGGTGCATTTaatgaggtctctctctctcgtgGAGACCCCAGGATCGTTTACCGGGCGCCCACGACGTGCCTAGCGCCGCGCGGGGTGCGGATGGCGGTTTCTCTCGGGTCGCGCGAGGCAAGTACAGCTTCTCAGCCTAACACTTGGCGTACTGCAGTGCCAGGTGCCACCATGTCACGTGCACACTCGAGTGTGCGCGTCAGGGTGGGGCTCGTGCGTCCTGTGCTCCCGGGCCCCGGCACTAAGAGCGGTGCGGGCTCGTCCCTAAGTCGGACGGAGAGCTGCGGAATGACGGGATCGATTTGAGAGCGCGTCCGCGGGGCCAGAGCCGGAGGGAGAGCCCGGCGGAGGGGAAGAACATGGTGCCGCGGCGCCGTCCGGTCACCAGCACCCGGCCTCGCCCCCGCTCCTCCTCCCCTCGGAGCCCTGAACAAGGGTCCCGAGCCAGCCGCCAAAGCGTTAAAGCCGCGCGGGGGCCCGCGAGGCCCAGCGGGCGGCGAGGTCAGCCCGCCCACCAGGGCTATTGGCTCGGGAGAACAAAGGGGCCGCCCCGCGGGCTTCTCCGATAGGGAGAAGCTGGTCATCTGAGCGGCGCAGCCAATCAGGCGGCGGGACGGCCCCGGGGATGGCCGGCCCGTTAGCCAATCAGGGGGAGGCGCCCGCCCCCGCCTGTCCCGGGACTGGCGGGGCCGGGGAGCCCAGTGCCCAAGTCGCCCCGGGGTGGCAGTTCCCGTTAACCTTAACCACAAAGTCAAGGTATTTATTCCCGTCCCCTCCCTCCGAGTCCCTCCGAATCCGGGCGGGAGGGGCGTGCGGAGGAACGGACCGTGCTGTGGGGCCAGCGCCCGGCCCGCTCCTCGCGCGCTGCCTCCACCCAGCCTCGGGCTGGCGGCGGCCTCGGGGGTCTCGGGGCCCCCTGAGCCCCCGGCGCTGCGGCTCCGAACTTTCCCCGCCCCCACACAGCCCCTGGGGAAAGGGGCCCGGGTTGTGCGTGGGAGGGGGCTGCAGGCcggggcagagagcaggaggggggccGTGAGAGCGGGAGGTACGGGATGGTgagcggggccggggggggggggggcgttgctGACCCCCGGTCCCTCCGGGCGCGTTCTGCCCAAGCGCTGGCCCTGTGTTCGGGGCTGTGTCAGCTGTGTCGGAAAGACCGAGCTTTTGGAGGGCAGGAACCCCAGTGCTTGCCGCACAGtgacacagagtaggtgcttaataaatgattaaatgagcGGGCATAAAGATTGGGAGTGCGAACAATGACAGGGAAGCACCACAGAAATTGGaagtgcgtgcgtgcgtgtgtgcgcgcgtgtgcgtgtgcgcgcgcgcgtgtgtgtgtgtgttggggggtggggctccattccaggaaaATGGGCACAGGAGTCAAGAcctcagtgggggtgggggtaggagctGGGGGCTCCTTTCCCCTGTAAGGGCGGAGGAGAATCCGTCCTTTGGGCGGGTGGAGCCTGGAGCGTGGCCTGGTCAGCTGGACCTGGGGTTGGGTGTGGTCAGAGCCCAGGAGCTTGACACTGGCTGATGTCCAGCCTCCACTGTTCTTTTTGGGTCCCtgtattcatctgtaaaatgaagagattaGAGGATATTAGTCTCCTTGGAACCTAAGGTTCCATGAGTCTGTGCTTCTAATCCGTGTTGGATTTAAATTTCTGTATTGTAAgtgtttctttattaaaatttttgttgatGGTTTACAGCACATGGGACCTTGGGCTGGATGTTGGGGACAGAGAAATACTTCATGTTAAGATGTTTGTAGTTTTGTTGTGGAGACAGATAAATTATTATACCATCTATATGGTAGCGGGCTGCGTGGGTACACAGGTCAAACAGAAGGGCCCCTAACTGAGCCTGGCATATCCAAAAAGGTTTCCCGCTCAGAGTGATCCCTGATCTAGCTGGGCAGAGAAGAGCTGGGCAAGAGTGTTCCAAGACTGGTCACAGGCCAGCCAAGATGCTGCAAGGTCAGGGAGTCACATGTTGGGACAGTGGggagctgggaggcaggagaaGCAAGCAGAGGCCAGGTTCTAAATGGTCTTGCCGAGAAATTTGTAGCTGAACCTGAAAGTGCTGGGGACCCATTGGGAAGTATTTTGAGCAAAGTAGTAACATgtcctcattttaattttagggaAATTGCTTTGAGTTCTGGGTGATGAATGGATTGGAGGGGCAAGATAAGCTATAAAACTAGTACAGTCTTTGGGCAAGAAACAGGCCTGACCTGAGGTGGGGCAGTAGGAGATCTTGGAGGTATTAAAAACAGCACTGGTACAACTTAACGATGTATGTGTTGTGACAGTTGTACTCTGGGGTAGTgaagggtggtggtggttttgaGAGGCCTGATGAAGACCACTGTCTCCCCTGAAGAGGCAAGGGCTACCCGGGACAAAGTGCAGAGCTTGGTGGAGGTGGGGTGACCCATGCACCTGCCCCCTTGGTGAGGGTTAAGCTGAGGAATCCCAGATTTCCTAGTGCAGTGTTGGCTGGGAGGGAAGAATGTGTTCAGAGCGTGCAGGAGACCTTAGGTCTTACTGTCTATGAGGCAATGGATGTCACCTCTGGGCTTTACTTTCCTCATCTGGCAAgcggggggtcggggggagaAACACTCCTTACTCTTACCCTTTCCAAGCTCTTTTGAATGAAGCAAGGGGTTGGAAAgtgtttataaatgaaaatgtgacATCTGTTCAAAGTGTTGTTGGCAGTCAGTTTCATGTCTTGCCTTCAGATCGGGTCATGGGGGTCGGCAGGCCTTGGCGGGCTCCTGAGTCTTGGACCTTGGGCGAGGAATGTGGGTGCTGCTCTCTCCTCTAAAGGGAGACGGGTTAGCAGAGCCTGGGGATGTGGAGGCCACAGGTGAGGGACAGGCAtagaggcagggaggtggggtggggcagtCCCAGCAAAGGGGTGAATGCTGGGTAGGTGGAGGCAGAAGTCCTGGAAGGAGGTACCTCTGAGACTGGCCTGGGGTTACATCTTGGACCTCCGGGAGTGGGGGCAGGCATGATAGGATAAGGCAGCTGCCCCCGCTCTCCATGGACTAGGTTCCCAGGGGATGCTGGTGGAAGCAGGCTGAGGTCATTAAACTGGGCTCTTCTTACCAGGGCAACCCTGAGTTACAGTTATTATAATGTGGGAGGCAAAGAGGGGGTGACGGCAATGTGGTGACCTAAAAATAATTTGTCTTGCACTTTGTGAATGTTTCCCactgttcccctcccccccttgcttGATAGGACAAGTCTATCCATAGGAGTAAGtgttattattttccaaataatcatTTGATAATTTCTGTGGAAGGATGGCCCGCCCTTTCCCCTTGCTCCTCTGACCCCTCTCTTAGGACTGAGGACCACAGTGTTTGGGAGATCGAGGTCTGGAGGTGCTGGAGcagaagagggggaaggggcagggcttgGAAGAAGGGCAGCCGTGGGAGGTGCACGGGACACTTGATCCAGTGCTGAGTGCGGGTCTGGGGAAGCTGGAGAGGAGGGAGGCCTTCTGGAGGagcagggcgggggaggggagaagaaggtGGGGTGGAGGCCCTGGAGGGGCTGGGGACTCTTGGAGTCGTAGAAGGACCTTGGGCGTGCTCATGctggggtgagggatggaggtGGGCCTTTAGGCGGTGGCCGTGACACTTGCCTGGGCTGAGCCAGGACCTCTGGGCCTGCTTGTCTGTCTGTGGGCCCGGGGGCCATATAAGATGGGAAGCAGGTCTCCTGGGGCTCTGGCAGCAGCTGCGCTGTGTTTCTGATAGCATTTTAAAGCCACTGGTTTGTGTGTCCTCGTTGGTCATGAACTCTGGATGAGAGGAAGGTGGGAGGTCTGATGTGTCCAGTGGACTGTCCAGAGGACAGCCAGGACACAACCCCAGGGGACAGGCCTTGTACAGGAGTGGCATTTGTAGGACGTCCTTGGGGGAGGGCCTGGTGGCTTTGGAACAGGTCCTGGGAGACAGGAGACACTGCCTCCTTCCCCTCAGTGAAGCTGAGGCTTTGAGCCATAGGCCAGCAGAAGCATCCAAAGCTTGTAGCCCAGCCCCCCTGCCTGGCGCTCAGgccccccagcctccagccctgctTTCCTTACCACCGTCCACATAGCCGCCTCCGCTCCTACCCCGTGAGGTACCCgcacccagcccagagcctaCCCCAGGGCTGTTGAGGGTCCAGTGACCTATACAAGGAGCTGTGCACGGCCTTGAAATGGTCCCGACAGGAAAATCTGTGCACACCTCTTCCTCCTGCCAGGCCTGCTCACATTGGGGAGCAGAgtttggggtgactgggtgggtGCTGGGGGCCTCTGAAGATTCTGAAGCAGCTGGAGGAGTGAAAGTTTAGGAAGAGTGAGCAGCAGTGgtcctttgggggggggggcttaggAAATGGGGAGTGGGTGAGAGAGACACGGCTGGTTTGTAGGCTGTGGGGAGCGCAGTGTGCTGCAGATTGGTCCTGTCCAGTGCTTGAGACAAACCTGTGGGCAGGCCTTTTCAGTCACCTTCACCTTAGGAGCCCAAGGCCcagaggtaaagtgacttgtcAACCACTGGTGGCTTAGAACTCAGGGCCCTGATTCCCAGTCTAGGCCTGACAGGGGCCCGATGTGAGGGTCCTGAGGAGAGGGCAGCCTTTGGGAGCAGACTCGGCTGAGTCAGGGTCAGCAAAGGTCAGCAGACCCTTTCCCAGGGGAAAgggtctgctgcttcctctggggCTAGACCCCCTGCAGGCCGGCCCCGGGAGGGGTCTCTTGCTGCCCTGGGCTTGCCCAGCAGAGCCCAGTTCTCTGTCTATGGCTTTCTGTGCTGGGCCAGCTTCTGCCCAGCCAGCCGCAGCCCTGGCTGCCCCgtgccatcccccacccccagcacagggGACCTAACAGGTGACCGTCCCCCATCATACTGCCTCGCTTCCGTCTCCCTGAGTTCCCTTTCTTGGAGCAGTGGGCAGCTGGGAGTGTAACTGTGTGACGCAGAGGCGCACATGTCTGCGCTCACGAGCGCGCTGTGTAGTGTTGGTGCTGCTGTGGTTCGCGCCCGCGCCCTGCTTTCTGTGGGTCTGCAGGTGTATCTGTGGGTTTCTCAGTTTCTTCGTGCTTTACATACAGTTTTGCAGCTGTTCTCTTATGTACAAGCGTCTCCGTATGTTTGCACCTCTGTATGTTTGCATCCGGTTTACTTAGCTGTGTTCAATGTTAGATACGGTGGTTTCTGGATGTGATGGTGTGTGCAGTTAGCGTGTACATCAGTTTCTTCTCAGGTGCCTGTAATTGCATATTGTAGATGAAAACATCCACTGACAGTAATTGCAAGTGGATTCCCAGGCAGAAAACCCCATCACCTTGTCCCTAGATGATTGTCATCAGTGACCAAGGACTGGGGCCAGAGGAGCCCCCTCTTCACTCctccactcatttattcattcattcagtatacaggcacacctcagagatattgcaggcTCGTTTCCAGACCCCTGCAGTAAAGCAAATATTGTGATAAAGCAAAtcaagtgaattttttggtttctcaatGCATACGTGTTATGTTTACACAATACAGTATCTGCTACGTATGCAACAGCCTTATGTCTACAGTGACAACGTGCAcaccttcattaaaaaatactttattgccaAAACGTGCTGACCATCGTCTGGGCTTTCCGCaggtcataatcactgatcacagattcCCCCTCAcaaatacagtaataatgaacaagtttgaaatattatgagaattaccaaaatgtgacacagagacaggaagtaagCAAATGCTGTCGGGAAAAATTGTGCCAGTAGACTTGCTCAGCGCAGATTGGCcaaaaaccttcagtttgtaaaacaATGCAACATGTGCGAAGTACAAGAAAGCGAGGTGTGCCTGTAAACAGAGCAAGGCcgctgccctccaggagcttccAGTCCTAGTGCAGCGCCATCTGGTGGAGCTTCGGGAACATAGGAATGTCCTCTGCTGTCCTTACAGGAGCTCGGGCTCCATGAGGCTCTTGAGcgcttgaaatgtggccagtgtgattgagaaactgaatttaaaatttaatttatgtaaACTTGAATAATCATATGTTGGTATAGAAGCCAGACTCCTGAAAAGGAGGGATGGGTCGTTTAAGGTTTGCTAAGTCCTGGACTTTCTTCTAGGAGGTGACATGGCCCCCGAGTAGGAGCTTTGGGGGAGGCAGGTTGACCCCAGTTTGGTTCTGGCTCTATttcttactagctctgtgaccttgaggaaaTGACTTAACTTCTTGGAGCCATGGGTCCTCAGCCGTAATTGGTCGTGAAGGATGACATGGGCGATGCCTGCTCAGCGTTCGGTGCGCAGTGGTGCTCAACAGCCAGTGGCTCTCTCCCGGTCCATACCGGAGTCTTGGCTGAGCACCCCTTCTTTCCACGGCCAGATCAATATCAGGATTTCAGGGATGTCCTCCATGCCCCTCAATAAATGAGGTTAGGAGAGGCAGAACGTCGGCCCCTAGGGAGCACTCTGAGAGCATCCCTCCAGGGTGAAGGCTGGCTGGAGCCTGAGTGGGGCCACCCCCTTACAAATGCTGTCCTGAGCCACAGTCTTGAGTCTGGTTCCCTGTGAGCAAGCATGGTGGGTCAGGGCAAGGAGACAGAAAGTGGGGCCTGCCTGCAGGGAACCAGGAACTCCCTAGGAAAGAAAGCAGGGAGCGGGCCTGGCAGATTGGAGCatgggggggtgagggtgggagactGGGGGGGTGGGCCATGCCCGGTGGACCATGTGGGCTCAGACCAGCTGAGGGGTGGGAAAGATGTGGTTAACGGAAAGGGAGGCCATTTGGGAAGCACGGCAACCTTGCTGGTGTGGCAAAGGGGGTCAGCTTGATGTGGAGGGGGCACTTTGGGAAGAGGACCCCCTGCCCGGGTTTTCCTGTGGGGGCAAGGGGCTGTTGGTGTAGGGGAGCAGTGGTGGCTGGTGGAGGACCTGGGTGTGAGCCCGGTGGGAGCTCATGGCTGAGAAGGACCTGGAAGCTGGGCCTTTTGGCCATGGTTTGGGGAAATGCCACCCCTCCAAGCCTCAGCTCCTGGTGGGTGCATGCGGCCAATCCCCGCGCCACCACTGACCAAGGACACCTGAGTTGCCATCCACTTCCCCTGCCCCGCCTGAGGCCTGATCTGTGAAGAAGGCTGTGCTTGTCTGGTGGAAAAGTTCCAGGGGCCTGAGGTTGGGAGGATGTGGGGAGCCGTGGCCATGTCCCTGAACTGCCCCTCCCATCTGTggcctttctcttcccccagctgctgtctactcccctccctgcccccaggattCTGCTGAGAGCAaagcccttcccctgcccccagaccTCACCACCTGCTGCTGGGCACAATCCTCGCTTTGTGTGGTCTGGCAGTTGTCGTGCAGCTGCCCCCCCTGGAGGCTTCTCATGGAGGGGGCTCCCATCCCAAGGCAGCCTGACCCAGTGTGGGAGGGCCAGGCCCAGAGCCAGGTGCTGGGAAGGCGGAAGTGGCCAGGGCCTTGTCCCGAGACCCATCCCTGCATGTGTCCCACACTCCACAGAACTTGCTCGGCCAGGAGGGGAGAGGTCACTGGAGACTGGGGTGAGGGCCCTGTGTGATAGGCCAAGCGGCCTTTGGAGACTCAGTGCGGGCACTGGCAGCGGTGTTGGATCGGCCCTGTTGCCTTCTGTGTCTGGCAGGGGCATTTTGCTGGGCAGCCTGCATGCCAGGCCAGGTGAGGGGAGCCATGGGtcagggagggtgggtgggtggcggCTAAGAAGGGGCCTGTAGGGCAGCGTAGCAGGGTGgaagcagaagaagagggaaggttAGAAAAGATGCAGCTTGGGGGGGGCCTGGCTGACCTGCAGACACGTGGCTACACGCAGACACTTCCCTCTGTTTGGCTTTCTCAGGGTTTTACCTGCAGATCACCTGCTGGCCTGTTTTCTAGACACATCCCACCTGAGCACACAGTTGGAGGCGGGTCCTCAAGACACGGGGGCCTGCCCCCCATTCCTGTCCTCTGTGCCTCTCCTGTCCCCTGCCCTCTCATTTCTTACTTCTTCCCCTTGGGTCCACGGGGGTCCCCTTCCCTCCTGTGCTTACTGGGACCACTCCGAGCCCTGGTGTGGCTGGGACCGAATACCCAGGGACGCAGGGAGCTGCTCTGTAGCTTGCTGTGAATTATTCATCAAGAATTGAAGCCTTTCTGCCACCTGAGCTGATCTGTAGGTCCCAATACTCCTTGGAAGACAGAATGGATCAAGTAGGACCTATTTGATTGGGCTCAAGAGGCCCGTCGTTGTGTCATGTAGGGGTTCTGTGAATAAGGCCAAGGTCCTACCCTCTGTCTTGAATTGCCCTGGCCTTTGGCCCCTCTGTCTGAGTTTTCCTGAATTAAGGTGCCTCCGCCTTCACCAGTCCTCTGAGCCTCTTTAGGAGGACATCTTATCTGCGGTGCGTGAGAGGCTTCCCCAAGGCTTGGGACACACAGTAACCTGGAGGAAAGAGGTGGCGCCAAGGCAGGAGCATCcgtgtccatccatccacccacccatccacccatccatccatccatccatccatccatccatccacccacccatccatccatccacccacccacccatccaccc
This region includes:
- the REPIN1 gene encoding replication initiator 1 isoform X7, which codes for MLERRCKGPLAMGPAQPKVSGPSQKLPQTLEKEPHRLRLQGTSVAQSGSQAPSRAHRCAHCRRHFPGWVALWLHTRHCQARLPLPCPECGRRFRHAPFLALHCQVHAAATPDLGFACHLCRQTFRGWVPLVLHLRAHSAAKRPIACPECERRFWRRKQLRAHVRRCHPPAPEARPFICGNCGRSFAQWDQLVAHKRVHVAEALEEAAAKALGPRPRGRPAVTAPRPGGDAVDRPFQCACCGKRFRHKPNLIAHRRVHTGERPHQCPECGKRFTNKPYLTSHRRIHTGEKPYPCTECGRRFRHKPNLLSHSKIHKRSEGSAQGVPGSGSPQLPAGSLEASSEPRAEAPLKPARERAPEPPLEAPGAPPPEPAAAPPSLFSCEDCGRSFRLERFLRAHQRQHTGERPFTCAECGKNFGKKTHLVAHSRVHSGERPFACEECGRRFSQGSHLAAHRRDHAPERPFVCPDCGKAFRHKPYLAAHRRIHTGEKPYVCPDCGKAFSQKSNLVSHRRIHTGERPYACPDCDRSFSQKSNLITHRKSHIRDGAFCCAICGQTFDDEEKLLAHQKKHDV